The stretch of DNA CAGGGCCTCTGGCTCCGTCAGACCTGGTGTGAGCCCTCACTGCCTCTCTGAAGCAGATGGGTCTCAGGAGGTCACCCCTCTTCTCTGAGAGCGCTGGCCATAGGCTACTGTAGGCGTGAAGCAGAACATGTAAACTGTCAGGACTGAGTGAGCACGGTGAAGGCTCAATAATGCGAATTGCTTTACTATCTTATCTGGACTCTGGGTGTTCACTGCTTCTCCGTGTGCGTAAATACTGAACCTCCATTTGTAGTAAAGCATTTCCAGTCCTGTGGCGAAGCAAGCAGTCTTTGACACGGTGATGGAAAGAAGAGAGATTAGGGTACGCGGCGACCACAGAAATGAAAAACCCGTCGGGTCGTCTTCTTCCTCACGCTTCTGGGAGTGTGGGCAGTGTTAGCATGTACCTTCCTAGTTAAACCGTGACGCATGGATGCAGTTCCGTGCTCCGGCACCTACTCCTGGGAATGACAAGCTAAATGGAATTTCCACACCGGTGAAATGCAGAGATTACATTTGTGTCTCTGACAATTCCTCAGGAATTGCTGACGCAGCCATGGGGGAGATAAACAGCAAATAGAATGTTAGGGTAAAATTGCACACCTTTTTAATtttgctctctccttccccctttttGGTCAGGGGTTGATCCCCTAGGGGTGGGTTGAAAGTATGAAAAGAGGGTGGACGTGAGGCTCCGTGCCGAAGGTGACATTTAAAGCAGTTGAGACTGTTTCCTAAAAGTTTCCTAAAATGTTTAGACGTTCGAGGGGAATGCTCGCAAGCGTGTGCTGTTTCCCTCTCTTCTGTGCTATTACTTTAATGACTGCTTGTGTCGTAGCTGAAACCTCAGTGGAACTTTTCCCCAGAATAGCAGGGAGAGAATACAGATGCGGTTCTGAGTGCGGACCTCTGCCCTCCTCCACGTGGCGAGTCCCGGAGCGGGAGGCGGGTGGAATGAGGTCAGgctctgggcctgtgagcccGGAGACGGCAGGAGAGCGTGGAGGCCGCAGGATGCGCTGCCTGTGTGCCCTCCTGAGGTCCCGGGGCAGCGAGAGCGCCCGCTCCGCCCGCAGGCCAGACCCTGCTCCTGAAGCGTAAGTTGGGGGATTGAGAGGAGgtttgcggggggcggggggcctcTGTTGGCCTTCACTTTCCATTCTGGGACCCTAGCTTGTGGCCTCTTTCCCGCTTCCCTACGTTTGTTGTAGTCTTAAAAGCCGCCACATTTAGGGGTATATAAATCTGTTTTTTTGCCtgaatatacttttttctttttaaatttaatttaatttatttttttatacagcaggttcttattagttatctattttatacatgttagtgtatatatgtcaatatacTTTTTCAGCATTGATTTAAACGTAGTGTTTTGCAGTTTTAAAGTCTTACTTACAGTCTTATGATCCTTACATTGTGTTAGTTTGAATTCTGAGTATGAATCTTGAAAACGTATATACAGAACCATCAGTTctactctgtgacataaatcacagcaagatcctttttttttttttttaagataaaacacaAGTCAAACTTATTGTTAGATTTGTCCACAGTCAGCAGTGGTGATCTTCTTGCTGGTCTTGCCATTCCTGGACCCCAGGCGCTCCATGGCTTCCACAGTATTCGTGCCCTCTTTCACCTTGCCAGAGACCACATGCTTGCCATCCAACCACTCAGTCTTGGCAGTGCAGATGAAAAACTGGGAACCATTTGTGTTGGGGCCAGCATTTGCCATGGACAAGATGCCAGGACCCGTATGCTTCAGGAGAAAATTCTCGTCATCAAATTTCTCCCCGTAGATGGAATTGCCACCAGTGCCATTATGGCATGTGAAGTCACCACCCTGGCACATAAATCCCAGAATTATTCTGTGAAAGCAGGAACCTTTATAACCAAAGCCTTTCTCCCCAGTGCTCAGAGCATGAAAGTTTTCTGCTGTCTTTGGAGCTTTGTCTGCAAACAGCTCCAATCTGTTAACATAGCTTTATGGATTGGATGAGCAGTCACTTCTTGGTTTCCAGGTCCCTTACCTCGAAGGAGACGCGGTCCAAGGGCTCGCCGTTGACGGCGATGTCAAAGAACACGGTTGGGTTGACCATGGTTGGGCAGCGTGGGAGGTTCTGGGGTGGCGGCGTCTGCAAagccagcaagatcctttttgacccacctcctggggtaacggaaataaaaacaaaaataaacaaatgggacctaatgaaacttaaaagcttttgcacagcaaaggaaaccataaacaagatgaaaagacaaccctcaggatgggaggaaatatttgcaaatgaaacaacggacaaaagattaatctccaaaatacacaaacagctcatggagctcagtatcaaaaaaacaaacaatccaattgaaaaatgggcagaagacctaaatagacatttctccaaagaggacatacagatggccaagaggcacatgagaaGCTGCTCAGCATccctaagtattagagaaatgcaactcaaaactgcagtgaggtaccacctcacaccaggtagaatggtcctcaccagaaaatctacaaacaaccaatgctggagagggtgtggagaaaagggagccctcttgcactgttggtgggaatgtgaattagtacagccactatggagaacagtatggaggttccttaaaaaactaaaaataggactaccatacaacccagcaatcccattactgggcatataccctgagaaaaccataattgaaaagggtcatgtaccacaatgttcactgcagcactgtttacaatagccatgtcatggaagcaacctaaatgcccatcgacagaagaatggataaagaagatgtggcacatatgtacaatggaatattactcagccataaaaaggaatgaaattgagttattcgtagtgaggtggatggacctagagtctgtcacacagagtgaagtaagtcagaaagagaaaaataccttatgctaatacatatatatggaatctgaaaaagtggTACCGATGAACCTAGCTGGCAGGggaagaataaagacgcagacgttgAGAATGGACTGGGGGACACGGGgtgaaggggaggctgggatgaagtgagagagtggcatggacatatatacactaccgaacgtaaaatagatagccagtgggaagcagctgcatagcacagggagatcagctcggtgctttgtgaccacctagaggggtggggtagggaggatgggagggaggctcaagagggaggggatatggggatatatgtatacgtatagctgattcactttgttacacagcagaaactcgcacaccattgtaaagcaattacactccaataaagatgtttaaaaaaaaaaagttcagctgCCCTTGGAtggcaaaaaaaagaagcacCAGTTCTGTTGAATTATAACTGACGTGTACCTTTTGCATTATCATATGATAGTAGCCTCATAGGCTCATGGCTGCCTGTTTTGAGTGAATTACGGGTTTCGTTTTTTCCAGCACTTTAACTGTGGCTTTTTGCTGGGCTACTTGATGGCTCTCTGTGTGTTCCCCTGGTTGCCGTCTTGCGGCCCATGGTGTCATTTCAGTAAATACGGAGGCGGTACGCTGTGTAAGGATCGCCGGCCTCAGTAGAAATTAAGCTGAAAGAGCCTTTGTTTTTTCAGAAAAGCTGTAACCAGccgttttgtcttgttttattgtagtactaaatttgtttttaaaactaaaaaaaaaaaaacctatttcaGTGATCTATAAAGATTTATAAAaagttctgtttcctttcttaACTGTGCACGTGTCTGGCATCGAAAGACTGTCACgtgaatgttaaaagaagttacttttgcttttgcaaaaatttcacataaatttttAGTTGTAGGGAATTTTGGGGGATGGGTGAGTGGGTGATGAGGATAATTTGCTTAGTTCTATTCATTATTGTCTGCCATAACTATGGTTATGAAATTGCACGTATAATACTGAAATATCAAAAATGGCCTGAAGAGACTTTTTGACGATTTTTCTTGTGGTAGAAAAGGCCCCAACTGGATTATATTTAAAGGAGTCGAAATGTACTGTTAATATCATTAAGCTTCATTTTTATGGGACTGTGCTTGATCATTTGTTCAACGTTCAGAGAAATGCTGGTAAAGTATAAATTTCTCCTCCATAAAGCCATCATTTCTCTCTGCTCACATGTTAGGGATGGGTGGGCTGATCTGAAGAGGCAAACGTTTCCGAGTGAAAATGTTTGAGGGCTAGGGCGGGCGTGGTGGGCACAAGACGTGGAGCGGCCGCGTGTGGGTAGGGGGCCCCACCTGGGCTCGGCCGCTGTTGGCAGTGGCTCCCGTCTGCAGACGTGCACGAGGACCCCTGTCTCAGGCCCGGGGTGGCGTGGGCGGGCAGGATGCACGGTGCGTGTCCGGTGCCGTTGCCCCTGCTCTGTCCCTCTCCCTGATGTGCGCTCCTGCCTGTGCGTCTCCTCTGCCCGAGCTTGGGGAGGTGGGCCAGGCGGCAGCCCTGAGGGTCGGGCTTGGAAGAGCCAGCCCTACaaggaggggaaggcagggtgAGGGCAGAGCGTGGAACCGTGCACAGCAGTGCCAGCGCCAGGCTGCCCCACAGCAGGGTCCCGGAGCATCGCCCGCCTGGCTTCGGAAGCCCAGCCCTGTGGTTTTCCGGGAAAGCCGTTCTTCGAAAGCACAGGGTTCTGTGCACAGAGGCGTTGGGTCGTGTCGCCTGTGAAAGCGCGTGTGCACATAGAGCCCTAGAAGTAGTTAGGCTGCGTCTGtgctacatattttaaattacaccACCGTGGCCGGCTGTCTCGCAGGAAGGAAGTCGTCAGGAAGCTTCCTTCTGATGGAAGTGGGAAAAATGTGTCTTGTATATGCCGAGTTGTTATAACGAGGACTTTGTGAACATTTTCCCGTTTTATAATTTGCTTTGATTTTGATCATAGctcctaaatgtgtatgtatatttatttaaaaggttgatttttgaagaaaactatgtataggtaggtaggtaggtagatggcAGGTGCTGTTAACTATGCTGTCATTCTTCGTACGCAGCCAGGACGCGCTCCGGCTCAGGCCACCCACGTTGTCGCGAGCCCCAGCGCAGACAGGAGCTGTCTCCGAGAGAGGTCTTACTGCTTGAGAGACATAAGGCTGATTTCCCAGGGGTTGATGGATTTGTTTGCAGCCTGACACTTGGAAGCTTTTGTTTCTGAGCTGGTTTAGTCGGGTCAGGTACTTTCCCCTTTGGATATGTCAGCAGAATCGATGTGCAGGGTTGAGAGTAAGAGGTGGGCAGTGCCAGCACCAGCTCTGCTGTCACACGTCCCACAGAAAGTCACTCTAGGTTGTACCGTAGGAGACTCTCGTATTCACCGCTTTTGAACTAGCAGTTTCAGACGGTTTAGCCTGAATACCTCCCGTTTTTCACCAGGAGCCATCAGTGGGGCTGCTGGTCCTAGGAAGCTTGGGCAGGCGGCCACGTAcagctgggggtggaggtgaggcGTGAGGCGGGTTCGGCTGACCGGCACCCGGGGGGGATGGGCTCGGTGATTCTTCAGGACCCCGAGGTTGTCCTGCCCTCCCAGTGGGTGGGTGCCGCCTCTTCTCACAGCCTGCATTCCAAGTGTCCTCCGTCCCCCGGTGTCTGGAGGGACACGTCTCGGCAGCAGTGAGGGGCACAGACTGGCTTCCTCCCGTGGACCCTTTATAAACGTCATCTGTCCCTCAGTGCAGAGACAGAAGCACAGAGTTTCAGTCACAGACGTGAGCCACAAACGTGTGGGTGACAGAGCTTGACCCACAGCTGTGCCCCGGACCTTCCTGGGGTCTTCCTGAACTGGAGCCCCCAGGGCAGCACAGGGCACGATGTGGGGCAGCTCAGGAGGGCGTTGCCACCGGAGCGTTAGGTGGAAggtggtgagggtgagggtgacaGAGGAGGAGTACGGTATTGAAGACGTGCTTTTAGAGCTGAGTTAGCTTCTGAGCGTATGCTAGGTGTCGTCACCTACAGATGCGGAAAACTTTCTTCACACACACTGGGAGGGTTAAATGAAATGATGATGCAAAAATGCTTTTGAAAGTTTAAAGCCCGAGGACGTGTGAGTTACTTTACCGTGCTGCGTAGTGCAGCCGCCTTCGGGGACTAAAGCACCTGGAGGGTCAGCGCCGTGATTCAGTTGGTGGTAGTTGGGACGCGTCTCCTGACACGTTTTACTGTCTTGAGGTTCCAGGTAACGGGGCCCTGTTCTTGCGCTCAGAAGGCCACGCACATTCACAGTCTTGAACAGGAAAGTGCCTCGCTGAGGTGGCCTTTCgtgatggggcggggggggggggtggtggtggctggGAAAGCACAGGTGCTCTGTGTTATGCACACGTGGTTTTGCTCAGACTGAGGGCGAGAACGTGAGCTGTGTGGGGATCTCCCCTCTGGTGTTTGGAGATAACCAGCACGTGTTGGGCTGTGACAGCGGTAGCCTCTGAACCGTCAGGGACACCGCGTGGTACTTCGTAGTCCTGGTGGGACTGGGGCAGGGGCGCGGCCCTTCTGAGCTCTAACGGTggcctcttctcctctccccgcGTGGCTGCGCGCGGTCAGTGAAGAGCTGGGCGAGTTCATGGAGATGAAGGGCGCCAGCAGCCCAGGCATTCTCGTGCTGACCACCGGCCTCAGCAAGCCATTCATGCGCCTGGACAAGTACCCTGCACTGCTCAAGGAGCTGGAGAGACACATGGAGGTACGTATGCCTGCCCCGCCTGCCAGCCAGCCACGCCCGGGAGAGGGCTCCCCGGGCCAGAGCCTGCAGAGGGGGTTTAACCAGCGGCCTGTAACTCGGGGTTTTCAGAATGACGTTGTTAAAGGTGAACTTGCTTTCCCTTATCTCAGCTGTAGAAGAGCGTCTGCTCCTTCAGTTCCTCTCCACCCACTGCTGCTGACGGGGGATTTTCCCGTCGCTAGAAAACGCTCACAGCGTTGAGGTGTCGTATCAGGAACGCGTCCTTACAGTGTTGTGAAGTACATAAGTCATAGAGTAATAAGAGCGAAAGAATCAGCTAATGACACCTATTTATTCTGTGTTCAGATAGCAGGCTGTGGGCCCGGGAGAAATTTGGGTTCAGGTTACTGGCTTGGTTCGGCCGTAGGGAACCATTTCCCAAAGGGCAGACCATCCAGTCTGCTTCACAGCTGTTCCCCTCTGTCCTCTGGTGCTAGAGCAGCAGAGGCCCGTAAGGGCTGGGCATGGCCGTGTGCCggcctccctccccagggcagaGCCCAGATCACTCTGCTCCACGATCCCCTCGACTAAGAAACGGCGCTTTAATGCTGCGAAGAATAGGACAGGTTCCAGGTCGGAAAGTCTAGGGAAGGCCCGCACCAGTCTACAGAGTGCCTTTCTGAGAAAAACTTTTCCTTATGAAAGCTAATCGTGTGCTTCTTTTATTCAAAGGATTATCATCCAGATAGACAAGACATTCAGAAATCCATGACTGCCTTCAAAAACCTTTCAGTAAGTGATTAAGCATATcacgttgtttttttttccccgtcAGACATTATTATGGCACACGAATGCAGAAAATTACTTGTGAAGTATAATTTGGATTTACTctgatgaaatgaaaatatactagTTACGCCATGGCTGGTAAACTCTCAGGCTTTACTGGACTGTGGACACcaggaaaatgaaatgataattgtttaaattttaaaaaggcaccaCATAATGCTAGAGCTACTACAGTGATTCAGAACACGTTCTTAACCGCATCCCACAGTGTCTTTAGTGACTGAGTGTGAAATGGAAtgctgttggttttttttgtctGTTGTCATGCTGTCTTACTGACTTGAGTTTCTGGAATACGTGTCTTATTTACAGCACAAGTGGAACTTactctttcttcccctcttctcAGTCTTCTCTGTTGCATTCACTAGTAAAAGCAGAAACGATTTTTCTTGCCCAGTCCACGTTTTGTCTTCTAAAAGTGGCAGGAATGgctatatttttctaaaagtgtTTCTCGTTCTAGAGCTGTTGCGTGTTTTGTCTCTCTTGACTTGATTCCATACTTGTGAAGTAAGCACATTGTTCACCAGGCGATCTGTCTTAAGAAGTAAGATACAAAGCAGTATGGCCAGAACCTAAGGTCCAGGAGGCCCGTTTCTTCTAACGGTGTTCTGTGCTTCTCAGGTGCAGTGTCAGGAAGTACGGAAAAGGAAGGAGCTGGAGCTGCAGATCCTGACGGAAGCCATCCGGAGCTGGGAGGGGGATGACATTAAGACCCTGGGCAACGTCATTTACATGTCCCAGGTCCTGATTCAGTGCGCTGGGAGCGAGGTACCGCAGTGCGCGAGCGCCATTCCCAGCACGGCTTTCCTAGGGCCCCTGCACGTGGCCGGTTTGGGAGGCGCCTGCCTGGGACACGGTTTCCCAGCATTCCTTCACTTCCGTGAGCGGTGTGTCGATGGCGGCGCGTGGAAGTGCTGCCTgcgtttctctttctgtgtctccttTTAGTTTCTTGGGAATGTTTGTCCTTCGCTGTGGTCTCTGTGGGGCTTTTCTTACCTACTGAAGCAAATGAGTTTTAATACATAAACACTGCTTTTAGGTCTTTCATGTAGATTGGGTAGAGTTTATGGGGCGGGTGGAAACATTGAGTTGACGTGTTGGGTTTTAGGTTAGTGCCAGGGTCTACCAGTGGACTGAATCCATCTCCGCATTTTATCCCACCCTCCTTCAGCCTGAAGGGCCCACCTGGTCACCCACTGCCCCTAAAAGCTTACAGgttcttttcctccattttctctcaACCACAGAAAGAAGATTTTACTAATTAAGAGTTAATGGCAGAGCTAAACTCCTTAATCACATTTTATAAACAGATGTTAACGTGAGCTACTTGTGAGTCTAAGAATTTATCataattttgtttccatttaattTAGCTCATGAAATTTGGTAGAGAGAAATATCTAAACAGGAAGTATGATATAATATTTCCTAAGGCCTACTATAAATATTCTCACAACTgtaaaatatgtgtttttaaaacaattatttgaaTTTGCTCTTTTACATTAGGAAAAGAATGAACGATACCTTCTGCTCTTCCCAAATATTTTGCTAATGTTGTCTGCCAGTCCTAGGATGAGTGGTTTTATATACCaggtaaaacacattttaaatttgtattcaaTTGTTTATTGTGGATCTGAGAATCATTTCCAGGCTTGTTTGGAGTTTTGTGTTCAATACTGCATGCATCTGTTTGTGGGCTGCGTGCGGTGTTGTATGTATAGTGTTACATTCAGATACGTACACACAAGTCCTGTCTGTGCATTTCGATGTGACTGTGCAAATTAGGATACTTGTGTTAATCCAAAGCAAAAAGAGGAGGAGGCTAAAATTTGTGGAGCTGCCCCCCAGGACACAGACTGCCGAGGTGCGGTGCCAGCCTGTCGCCACCAAGTCAGTCGTGTGCCGCTTCTTTCCTGGTGGCTGGTACATGGTGGGCGCAGCAGCAGGCTAGCTGGAGGGGGACCCGCGGCCGAGGTGGGTCTTGGGCACATGTCGGGTGGTGTACGTGGTAGTGGACGATCGTTTAGCCTTTCTGTTGTTGAtcgtttttctgtttttctttgagaGAACATGAGAGCTGATTTAAGAAGAACAGTTGCAAGgggaaatgtttgcttttttgtgcGCTAATTTCAAATGTGATATTAAGTGCTTTATGCTTTTTCTGTCTGTCTAGTAGGAGCTTCTAGCAAGGTttactgccttctctctgtgtagTTACAGAAGCTCCTGCCTTTCCCATCAATTTTTCAAGGCCTGGCTAGTCATCAGATGCTGTTTCAACAGAAGTCGTCCTTTGTTTTCTCTGAGCTGCGTTTCTGCATACGTAGCACATTGTTTGTTTTGTCCCCCACCAGAGCTCTGGTGGGTCCTGAGTCCAGAGTGTCCGTGGCTTGTTTGTACCTGCACAGAAAGCTTTGCCACCCAAAGGGGAGTGTCATCGCACACTCCACAAGGAGCACTTTAAAATTGAGGAAGCAGCTGTACACGGGCAAGCCTAGCAAAATAATACCTCTTAATCTGTAAGCCTGCCGCTGACTGATGTCTGGCTGAGGGAGCACCTGCTCAGGTTCCCCCAAACTGGCGGCTCCCGCTTTAAGTGGCCTTGGTCCTTTTCCATCAGTGCTCTCCAGCTTCGTGCTGTACACCCAGGAGGCTGAGTCGGGGCCCTGCTTTGACCTGCAGGAGCTGAGGTTGCCGTCTGGGACGGGCTTAGGCCCCTAGGATGTTGGCATTGACATGCCACCAGCAGAGCACTGTTCTCCCGCCCTGTGCACGGGTTCCTGGGGGCTTTCTCTCCAAGTGCTGTGACCCACGGTCCATGTACTGTCAGTATTCATTTCTGGCTCTGAGGGATGTTAAAAAGCGCTACATCCAGCAACAGTGAGCACGTCCTGTCCGCCGGGGTTGCCGCCGCGCTGAATGCAGCCCTGCAGCTCTGTTTCCTGGAGCGTTCTCGGAGCTGTTGGTCACCCCTGTGCCTTAGGACTCTTGGAAGGGCGTCTGCAGTGTCTGCATCTAACCACGGCTGCGCCGGTGCTACCCTGTCCCGCCTGCTGAGCCCCGGT from Phocoena phocoena chromosome 18, mPhoPho1.1, whole genome shotgun sequence encodes:
- the LOC136137468 gene encoding peptidyl-prolyl cis-trans isomerase A-like translates to MVNPTVFFDIAVNGEPLDRVSFELFADKAPKTAENFHALSTGEKGFGYKGSCFHRIILGFMCQGGDFTCHNGTGGNSIYGEKFDDENFLLKHTGPGILSMANAGPNTNGSQFFICTAKTEWLDGKHVVSGKVKEGTNTVEAMERLGSRNGKTSKKITTADCGQI